Genomic DNA from Bacteroidota bacterium:
TGATCAGTTTTTACAATGGGGTTTTAAATTTCAGCATGAGCAAATTAACGATCGGTTAAGCGAATGGGAAATGGTTGATTCAGCTTATTTTTCCATCCCAAATCCTCTAAGTATTCCCGGAGATCCAGATCCTGAAAATCCGGATCTCGAGCTTTTTAAATCCACAAAAGCTAAAATAAATTTAACATCAAATCGCGTAAGTGGTTTTATGCAAAATAAGTGGTTGTCAAAGAATGATCCTAGATTTTCATTTAATGCCGGTATCCGTTTTAATTATTGGGATTTCAATGAACAGTTTTTGATCAGCCCAAGAATTTCGATTAACTTTAAACCTGAATGGAACAAGGATGTTTTATTTCGGTTTGCCACAGGTTATTATTATCAACCACCTTTTTACAAGGAAATTCGGGATTTTAATGGGCAAATTAATCATGATATTAAAGCACAAAAATCCATTCATTTTGTAGGCTCAGCTGATTGGAATTTTAAGCTTTGGACCCGCCCATTTAAATTTACGTCTGCTATCTATTATAAATATCTGGATAATTTGATTCCTTATAAGATTGATAATGTGAGGATCAGATATCTAGCTGAAAATAATGCAAAAGGGTATGCAACCGGAATTGATTTAAAAGTAAATGGTGAATTTGTTCGAGGGATTGAATCCTGGGCCAGCTTATCTGTTATGAAAACAGCAGAAGATATCAAGAACGATTTTTATTGGAATTATTATAATGAAAATGGCGTATTAATTACTCCAATGGTAGAAAATCAAACTGCTACCGACAGTTTATTAGTTGAACCAGGGTATATTCCACGGCCTACCGATCAGCGATTTAGCTTTTCTTTATTTTTTCAGGATTATTTGCCACAAAATCCATCTTATAAAGTTCACCTAAGGCTGGTTTTTGGAAGTAGCTTACCCTTTGGTCCACCCAATTCAGAGAAATATAAAGATAATTTGAGAATTCCTCCTTACAAAAGAGTTGACATTGGTTTTTCAAAGCAAATCATTGATGAAAAGACCAATTATTCAGCGAAAAATCCATTACGATATCTCAAATCTCTATGGATTAGCGGGGAGGTTTTTAACTTATTCCAAATCAGTAATACCATCTCCTATCTTTGGATTAAAGATGTGAATAATCGAGAATATGCTATTCCAAACTATTTAACCCCTAGGCAATTGAATATTAAAATTATTGCTCAATTTTAATAGTTAACCAACTTTAGTTAAGGCTCTCATTTACAGAGCGAATATTGCTTCTTCAAAAAATATTTTATCTTTTCATTAAAAAATGTTATTTTTATGTAGTCTAAATAAGAATAAATACATATCTTTGTGCAGCAAAACAACTAATAGGATTTATTGAACATTACAATGAGCACAAAAATTAGCAAGTTAGAGTTTCCTTCATTGAGTTACGGTTTTGAAGCCCTCGAGCCTCATATCGACAAACTGACGATGGAGATTCATTACACAAAACATCATCAGGCTTACTTCGGCAACTTACTTGCTGCAGTTAAAGATACGGTTACGGAAAATTTAGATTTTGAAATCGTATTAAAACATATCAGCAAATATCCTGTTGCCGTTCGCAATAATGGCGGTGGACATTTTAATCACAGTTTATTTTGGTCAATTCTTTCTCCAAATGGAGGAGGTGAAGCAAAAGGTGAACTAAAGAAAGCGATTGTGGATCAATTTGGTTCGTTCGCAAAGTTTAAAGAATTATTTGATAATGCCGCAAAAACAAGGTTCGGTAGTGGTTGGGCATGGTTAGGTGTTGATTCCGATAAAAAATTATTTGTAAGTTCTACTCCCAATCAGGATAATCCATTAATGGATGTAGCTGAACAAAAGGGGACCCCAATTTTAGGATTGGATGTATGGGAACACGCGTACTATCTTAATTATCAAAACAGAAGGCCTGACTATGTTTCAGCATTCTGGAATGTAATCAATTGGGATGAGGTAGAAAAAAGATATTCAAAGCTTTTAGTTGGCTGATCATTTTTTCATAGGTTGTTGGTCCTTTAACCAACGGTTTTTTAATTAGGTTAATTAGGTGGGGGTCCCGGATTTATTCGGGACTCTTTTTTTCGTGAGACTTAATTTTTGGATGTGTAACTTTCAAGAATTATAAGTCGAACAATCCCGATAACGAAGTGTATCGGGATCAATTGCTTCTCCGTCGAAAGATTTTATAATACAAGTATATCGCTGCGTGCTAATTCCAAAATTTTTTCTGATAATTACTCTATTTAGATTAGGTATAAATTGAATTATTTGGGTGTTTTACGGATCGGTTAATTTATTAACATTCCCTATTTTTACGGCACTAACATTAACCTGATTAATAATGCGTATATCACGAATTAGTGTTCAAAAAAGCACGACCGAAGAGGATAAAATTGATCTAAGCGTCTTAGATCCTCTAATTCAAAAGTATAAGAATAAAAAAGGCAATATGATTCCTTTGTTGCAAGGAACGCAGGAAACATTTGGGTACATCCCAAAAGATGCTTTTCAGAAAATTTCTGCTGAAACAGGGTTGAACTTATCTGAAATGTATGGCGTTGCCACATTTTATGCTCAGTTTCGATTAACTCCTGTCGGTAAATATGTGATTAAGGTTTGCCATGGTACAGCCTGTCATGTTCAAAATGCCAAAGCCGTTACAGAGATGATTAAAGAAGCCTTAAAAATTGGAGATGGTGAAACAACCACAGATCGATTGTTTACGCTCGAGTCGGTTGCTTGTCTTGGATGTTGTTCTTTGGCACCCGTCATGATGATTAAAGGCGAAGCATACGGAAAGCTTGACGGCAGTAAGGCAGTAAAGATTATTAAAAATATCAGAATAGAAGAATTACAATCCTAACAGGATGAAATCCATACAAATTTATTAGCATGGGAAATAAGCAAGTTATTGTCGGACTTGGCAGTTGTGGAATTGCAGCTGGTGCCGGTAAAGTTTATGAAAAAATTAAAGCTTTACAAGAAATTGAAGGCCTTGATTTTGAATTAAAGAAAACAAGTTGTGTTGGCATGTGTTATCGTGAACCGCTTGTTGAAGTTATTGATGAATCTGGTTCATACCTTTACGGTGAAATCGATGAAGCCAGGGCCATTGAAATATTGAACAAGCATATTGAGCAAAATGTTCCGGTTCAGGAGTATGTAGTTCATTCTGATTTATTTAAGACAGTTGATAATACTTTTACCGACTCCCAAGTAAAAATTGCCCTCCGAAATTGTGGGTACATGGATCCTGAGAATATTGCCGATTATGAAAATCGGGATGGATACGCTGCAATT
This window encodes:
- a CDS encoding superoxide dismutase, whose protein sequence is MSTKISKLEFPSLSYGFEALEPHIDKLTMEIHYTKHHQAYFGNLLAAVKDTVTENLDFEIVLKHISKYPVAVRNNGGGHFNHSLFWSILSPNGGGEAKGELKKAIVDQFGSFAKFKELFDNAAKTRFGSGWAWLGVDSDKKLFVSSTPNQDNPLMDVAEQKGTPILGLDVWEHAYYLNYQNRRPDYVSAFWNVINWDEVEKRYSKLLVG
- the nuoE gene encoding NADH-quinone oxidoreductase subunit NuoE, producing MRISRISVQKSTTEEDKIDLSVLDPLIQKYKNKKGNMIPLLQGTQETFGYIPKDAFQKISAETGLNLSEMYGVATFYAQFRLTPVGKYVIKVCHGTACHVQNAKAVTEMIKEALKIGDGETTTDRLFTLESVACLGCCSLAPVMMIKGEAYGKLDGSKAVKIIKNIRIEELQS